A single genomic interval of Lacrimispora sphenoides JCM 1415 harbors:
- a CDS encoding ABC transporter ATP-binding protein produces MKNLILYAKKYKKEFILAIICIEAETIFELVIPMIMADIIDVGVANGDRNYIFLKGFQMVFFAVISLFLGHACARYTAICGNGVGAQIRMAEFQKMQTYSFANTDRFSTPSLVTRLTSDVTTIQNSITNGMRPGFRSPVMMMTALIVSFRLNAELAVVFLIAAPVLAVILFTIIKNVRPLYTKMQGAVDLVNRIIQENLIAIRVVKAYVRGDYEISKFKEGNMNLQNSSERSFSLAALNMPALQFVMYGTILSILWFGGNLVMIGNMKVGALTSFLSYVLQVLNSLMMFSNVFLLFTRSLTSWKRISEVLEEEPTINDDRAKDITIKEGRIRFEHVYFKYKEDAKEYVLSDISFEIGPGETVGIIGQTGAAKSTLVQLIPRLYEVTAGNIIIDGHPIYEYTQDHLRDSIAMVLQKNTLFSGSVKENLYWGKEDATDEEIERACSIACVNEFIGRLDHGYDTELGQGGVNVSGGQKQRLCIARAILKAPKVLILDDSTSALDTETEAKIKEGLEKSLPGMTKIIISQRISSIMDADQIMILDDGKINAIGTHDQLLADNEIYQDIYFSQQKGGVQS; encoded by the coding sequence ATGAAAAATTTAATTCTCTATGCAAAAAAGTACAAAAAAGAATTCATTCTTGCGATCATCTGTATTGAGGCGGAAACCATTTTTGAATTAGTTATTCCCATGATTATGGCTGACATCATTGATGTGGGAGTTGCAAACGGTGATAGAAATTACATATTTCTAAAAGGATTTCAAATGGTATTCTTTGCTGTTATTTCTCTTTTTCTCGGGCATGCATGCGCCCGGTATACCGCGATCTGCGGAAATGGTGTGGGAGCTCAGATCCGAATGGCAGAGTTTCAAAAAATGCAGACGTATTCTTTTGCTAACACGGACCGGTTCAGTACCCCTTCTCTGGTAACAAGGCTGACCAGCGATGTTACCACAATCCAGAATTCCATTACAAACGGAATGCGTCCTGGTTTTCGTTCTCCAGTAATGATGATGACTGCATTGATCGTTTCCTTCCGGTTGAATGCCGAACTGGCTGTGGTATTTTTAATTGCAGCCCCCGTGCTGGCTGTCATTTTATTTACAATCATTAAAAATGTAAGACCCTTATACACAAAAATGCAGGGAGCCGTTGATCTTGTGAACCGGATCATTCAGGAGAATCTGATCGCCATCCGCGTGGTAAAGGCTTATGTCCGGGGCGATTATGAGATAAGTAAATTTAAAGAGGGAAACATGAATTTACAGAATTCCTCCGAAAGATCCTTTTCTCTGGCAGCCTTAAATATGCCTGCCTTACAGTTTGTTATGTATGGGACCATATTGAGTATCCTGTGGTTTGGCGGAAACCTGGTTATGATCGGTAACATGAAGGTAGGTGCCCTGACCAGCTTTCTTAGCTATGTATTGCAGGTGCTTAATTCTCTTATGATGTTTTCCAATGTTTTTCTTTTGTTTACCCGGTCCTTAACCTCATGGAAGAGGATTTCAGAAGTCTTAGAGGAAGAACCGACCATCAATGATGACCGCGCAAAAGATATCACCATCAAAGAAGGAAGGATCCGGTTTGAACATGTATACTTTAAATATAAGGAAGATGCAAAGGAATATGTGCTTTCCGATATTTCCTTTGAAATTGGGCCCGGTGAGACCGTAGGAATCATTGGTCAGACAGGTGCCGCCAAAAGTACTCTGGTGCAGCTGATTCCAAGGCTCTATGAGGTGACAGCCGGTAATATTATCATAGACGGTCATCCTATATACGAATATACTCAGGACCACCTAAGGGATTCCATTGCCATGGTGTTACAGAAGAATACCCTTTTTTCCGGCTCAGTGAAGGAAAATCTTTACTGGGGAAAAGAGGATGCAACGGATGAAGAAATAGAAAGAGCATGCAGCATTGCCTGTGTTAATGAATTTATCGGCCGACTGGATCATGGATATGATACGGAGCTGGGGCAGGGAGGTGTTAACGTCTCAGGCGGACAGAAACAGCGGCTATGCATTGCGAGAGCGATCTTAAAAGCGCCAAAGGTACTCATTCTGGACGATTCTACAAGCGCCCTTGATACCGAGACAGAAGCAAAGATTAAAGAGGGCCTGGAAAAATCCCTTCCCGGCATGACAAAGATCATTATCAGCCAGCGGATATCCTCTATCATGGATGCCGACCAGATCATGATCCTTGATGACGGAAAAATAAATGCC